Proteins encoded within one genomic window of Borrelia parkeri:
- the rpsF gene encoding 30S ribosomal protein S6: protein MIKKYEACFLFKSEELEYKAALEEVKKQLTAFNASDFAENSLGERALEYPIRKQLRGRYEIIEFKMDSENLKELETQLKLIKNLLRYMILVKINKKVSVKKVKRRNFREFKDNRDIKEKESSEFNSNVDVKVD from the coding sequence ATGATAAAAAAGTATGAAGCTTGTTTTTTGTTTAAGAGTGAAGAACTTGAATATAAAGCTGCTTTAGAAGAGGTAAAAAAACAGTTAACAGCTTTTAATGCTAGTGATTTTGCTGAAAATTCTCTTGGAGAGAGGGCATTAGAATATCCTATTAGGAAGCAGTTGCGTGGTAGATATGAAATAATAGAATTTAAGATGGATAGTGAGAATTTGAAAGAGCTTGAAACTCAATTAAAACTTATTAAAAATTTGTTAAGATATATGATCTTGGTTAAGATTAACAAAAAGGTTAGTGTCAAAAAAGTTAAGAGAAGAAATTTTAGAGAGTTCAAGGATAATAGGGATATTAAAGAAAAAGAATCATCAGAGTTTA